Below is a window of Candidatus Cloacimonadota bacterium DNA.
GTGGAAGGTTTCGCCATTTTTAAAGCCGTCTAACTGATATTTAAACTCCATATCATCTACTACTTCCTTGAAATTCTTCTCTACCAGCCCTTCTTTGACGGTTCTGAGCCCCATGCCACGAATAACACCCGCTCTCTTCTCTCAGCTTGGTAAGCTCTTCGATAATAAAGCGCCAGACGGTTCGATTGGAACAGCCTTTCAGTTCTACCATCCGTTCAATGGTCAGCCAGACAGCATCGATCTTCAGGATTGAACCCAAACTCGGGAAATGTGTCGCAGTGCTTGCCGTTTTCGGTGTCACAGTGCAGTCTCTGTTTGGGCATGTTTGCCTTAGTTTTCATGGTATCTCCTTAACTGTATATATGGGAGCTAATTAAAACCACTGCGACATCTTGGGAAGTCCATTCTGCGCTAACGCCGGCAAGTTCTGAAGATACTCAAACAGTGCCGGAATTAACGCGCCGCGAAATCACACTCTATAAAATGTCTTGACCTGACTAGTCAGGCTAATATCTTTGTTTACAGGTGCAGACTATCACCCAAACGGATATCGATCAAGCCTAAAAATGACCACTGGGAGTGAATATGGCAGCCAAGACAGTCGGTGATCGACTCAAAATGCTGGTCAGATCGCTAAACCTGACTCACGGAGATTTTTCTAAACAAAATGGAATTTCACTGAATTCCATGAGCCGATATATCAAAAATAAACGCTCTCCAGACCTCGATTTTCTCACTAAACTGGCAGAGCAAAAAAGTGAACTTGAATTAGCTCCTCAGTGGTGAGGGTGTCATGTATGTGAGCGCTCCCTGGGAACCCAAACCTGAGAGCAACACCAAGTCCAAGGTCGAGGTGGTGTCAGCCAAGAGCAAGCTAACAGATTGCACAGATAGCACTTACAGTCGCACAATTTTACTTCCGGTAGTGGCAGAAATTTCTGTCGAAATGCCAGCGGAAGTCACCGAAAATTTTGAACATGACAATTTCGTAGAATTACCGCGGATATACCTCAAGGACAAGATCGATAACTATATGGTCTTCCGGGTAAATGGGCAGAGCATGGAGCCTCAGATCATGCACAATGATATAGTGGTGATCCAAAGAAAAGATAACTGGAGCAATACTGATGGCTCAGTCTGCGCTGTCAGATTGAACGATGGCATCACCCTCAAACGCATCCAGTTCGATCACCAACGCCATCAGGTGCTGGCCCATCCCTTCAATGCAGATTATCGGGTCCCTGGTAGTAGATTCAATGAAGGGAGACGATATCTCGCTGATTGGGACTATGGTGATGCAGCTGAGGATGGGGTGATTCACTGTTAATAATATTGCGAGGTATAAATATGCATAGTGTTCTTAGCAATTATCTTCTGAATGAGGGAAAGTCACCAGTAGATTATATTCTGGGAAAGTTTGAGGATCACGACATCGTGCTTTTAGGGGAAATGCACTATATTCGCCAGCAAGTGGAGCTGTATCATCGCGTGATACCTTTGCTGCCGGATCATGGCATCACGATAGTTGCCACGGAATTTGGCCGCCGGGCGGATCAGGCGTTGATCGACGAACTGCTGTCCAAAGAGTGGTTCGACGTCCCTCTGGCAAAGTTGATCGCCCTCCGGCAAGAAGCCTTTTGGGGATACCTTGAGTATCAAGAGATATACAGGTTGATCTGGCAGCAAAACCGCGTAAACCCGCCCGAAAAACAAATCCGCTGTGTTGGTTTGAACGACCCTTATAATTGGAAGCTATACAATCAGATATGCCGCGAACAAAACCGTAAACCCAATCCAGAGGAGATCAAGCTGATTTGGAAGAATTGCGACGAAAAGAACTGGCTGACAGCGCTGAAGGCGTATCACATTCCCGGAGTCACCAAGGTATTGGGCATCATGGGTGCGCACCACTCTTTTACCAGTTATCGCGAGCCGAGTTTCGAGGTGGAGACTGATAGTAAAGTCTTCAAAGGTTTCAATACTATCCGCTTTGGTAACCATCTCTATGATGAATATGGAGACAGAGTATGCAATATTTGCTTTTACGATCCTTGGGATAGCATAAAA
It encodes the following:
- a CDS encoding S24 family peptidase; its protein translation is MYVSAPWEPKPESNTKSKVEVVSAKSKLTDCTDSTYSRTILLPVVAEISVEMPAEVTENFEHDNFVELPRIYLKDKIDNYMVFRVNGQSMEPQIMHNDIVVIQRKDNWSNTDGSVCAVRLNDGITLKRIQFDHQRHQVLAHPFNADYRVPGSRFNEGRRYLADWDYGDAAEDGVIHC
- a CDS encoding helix-turn-helix transcriptional regulator, which gives rise to MAAKTVGDRLKMLVRSLNLTHGDFSKQNGISLNSMSRYIKNKRSPDLDFLTKLAEQKSELELAPQW